The following are from one region of the Pseudomonas lalucatii genome:
- a CDS encoding response regulator, giving the protein MEREAWHILIVEDDQRLAELTRDYLQGNGLAVAIEADGARAAARILKEQPDLVILDLMLPGEDGLSICRKVRGGYQGPILMLTARTDDMDQVLGLEMGADDYVCKPVRPRVLLARVRALLRRHEGSAPGAAQEPRRLEFGPLVIDSAMREAWLGGQGIELTSAEFDLLWLLTANAGRILSREEIFTALRGIEYDGQDRSIDVRISRIRPKIGDDPMHPRMIKTVRSKGYLFVAEAAEALL; this is encoded by the coding sequence GTGGAGCGAGAGGCATGGCATATCCTGATCGTCGAGGACGATCAGCGTCTGGCCGAGTTGACGCGCGATTATCTGCAGGGCAATGGCCTGGCGGTGGCCATCGAGGCCGACGGCGCGCGGGCGGCGGCGCGCATCCTCAAGGAGCAGCCGGATCTGGTGATCCTCGACCTGATGCTGCCCGGCGAGGACGGCCTGTCGATCTGCCGCAAGGTGCGCGGCGGTTACCAGGGGCCGATCCTGATGCTCACCGCGCGCACCGACGACATGGATCAGGTGCTCGGCCTGGAGATGGGCGCCGACGACTACGTGTGCAAGCCGGTGCGCCCGCGGGTGTTGCTGGCCCGGGTGCGCGCCCTGCTGCGGCGCCACGAGGGCAGCGCGCCGGGCGCGGCCCAGGAGCCGCGGCGCCTGGAGTTCGGCCCGCTGGTGATCGACAGCGCGATGCGCGAGGCCTGGCTGGGCGGGCAGGGCATCGAGCTGACCAGCGCCGAATTCGACCTGCTCTGGCTGCTCACCGCCAATGCCGGGCGGATTCTCTCGCGGGAGGAGATCTTCACCGCCCTGCGCGGCATCGAATACGACGGCCAGGACCGCTCCATCGACGTGCGCATCTCGCGCATCCGGCCGAAGATCGGTGACGATCCGATGCACCCGCGCATGATCAAGACGGTGCGCAGCAAGGGCTACCTGTTCGTTGCCGAGGCCGCCGAAGCGCTGCTATGA
- a CDS encoding ATP-binding protein produces the protein MNSIFLRIYAGMLAVLVLVALLGVGTLQLLNEVRADQYRERLASGTFRLMADNLQPMAEVERRRAMAVWARLLGIPLSVQALDEARLDSGARKRLLRGQVLVKQTGPHAAQVYSLVSEAQGVLLTGEVQQVSEQLARATIYLLIDELVRFPEAEQPQRLAELKAAKQFGFDLRLVRLEQANLDVDQRRRVDEGDTVMALGKGGDSIHVFSGIIDTDWVLEIGPLYQMDLYPPQLLVLIGALGLSLIGLMLYLLVRPLEQRLRALEGAATQLASGRLEARVPAHGGDAVGRLANAFNAMAEHLQRSLSTQRELVRAVSHELRTPVARLRFGLEMIGDAESEAARRKYMEGMDSDIQDLDKLVDEMLTYARLEQGAPALNFQTVDLGALIDQVIAELAPLRAEVRVERGPVVDAADGGGARVEGEPRYLHRALQNLVSNAMRHAESRVRLSYRIGHQRCRLDVEDDGPGVPESAWERLFKPFLRLDDSRTRASGGHGLGLSIVRRIIYWHGGRAQIGRSEALGGARFSLIWPRRQGTE, from the coding sequence ATGAACTCCATCTTCCTGCGCATCTACGCCGGCATGTTGGCGGTGCTGGTCCTGGTGGCGCTGCTCGGCGTCGGCACCCTGCAGCTGCTCAACGAGGTGCGCGCCGACCAGTACCGCGAGCGCCTGGCCAGCGGCACCTTCCGGCTGATGGCCGACAACCTGCAGCCCATGGCCGAGGTCGAGCGGCGGCGGGCCATGGCGGTGTGGGCGCGGCTGCTGGGCATTCCGCTGAGCGTCCAGGCCCTGGACGAGGCCCGGCTCGACAGCGGCGCGCGCAAGCGCCTGCTGCGCGGCCAGGTGCTGGTGAAGCAGACCGGCCCCCATGCGGCGCAGGTCTACAGCCTGGTCAGCGAGGCGCAGGGCGTGCTGTTGACCGGCGAGGTGCAGCAGGTCAGCGAGCAGCTGGCGCGCGCCACCATCTACCTGCTGATCGACGAGCTGGTGCGCTTCCCCGAGGCGGAGCAGCCGCAGCGCCTGGCCGAGCTGAAGGCGGCCAAGCAGTTCGGCTTCGACCTGCGGCTGGTGCGCCTGGAACAGGCCAACCTGGATGTCGACCAGCGCCGACGGGTGGACGAGGGCGACACGGTGATGGCCCTGGGCAAGGGGGGCGACAGCATCCACGTGTTCTCCGGCATCATCGATACCGACTGGGTGCTGGAGATCGGCCCGCTGTACCAGATGGACCTCTATCCGCCGCAGCTGCTGGTGCTGATCGGCGCGCTCGGCCTGAGCCTGATCGGCCTGATGCTCTACCTGCTGGTGCGGCCGCTGGAGCAGCGCCTGCGGGCCCTCGAGGGTGCCGCCACGCAGCTGGCCAGCGGTCGCCTGGAGGCCCGGGTGCCGGCCCACGGCGGCGATGCGGTGGGGCGCCTGGCGAATGCCTTCAACGCCATGGCCGAGCACCTGCAGCGCTCGCTGAGCACCCAGCGCGAGCTGGTGCGGGCGGTGTCCCACGAGTTGCGCACGCCGGTGGCGCGACTGCGCTTCGGCCTGGAGATGATCGGCGATGCCGAGAGTGAGGCGGCGCGGCGCAAGTACATGGAGGGCATGGACAGCGACATCCAGGATCTCGACAAGCTGGTCGACGAGATGCTGACCTATGCCCGGCTGGAGCAGGGGGCGCCGGCGCTGAACTTCCAGACGGTCGACCTGGGCGCGCTGATCGACCAGGTGATCGCCGAGCTGGCGCCGCTGCGCGCCGAGGTGCGAGTCGAGCGCGGGCCGGTGGTGGATGCGGCGGACGGTGGTGGCGCGCGGGTCGAAGGCGAGCCGCGCTACCTGCATCGGGCCCTGCAGAACCTGGTGAGCAACGCCATGCGCCATGCCGAGTCGCGGGTGCGCCTGAGCTACCGGATCGGTCACCAGCGCTGCCGCCTGGACGTCGAGGACGATGGCCCGGGCGTGCCGGAATCCGCCTGGGAGCGCCTGTTCAAGCCCTTCCTGCGCCTGGACGACAGCCGCACCCGCGCCTCGGGAGGCCATGGCCTGGGGCTGTCGATCGTGCGGCGGATCATCTACTGGCACGGCGGCCGGGCGCAGATCGGCCGCAGCGAGGCCCTCGGCGGCGCCCGCTTCAGCCTGATCTGGCCGCGCCGCCAGGGCACCGAGTAG